The Arachis hypogaea cultivar Tifrunner chromosome 14, arahy.Tifrunner.gnm2.J5K5, whole genome shotgun sequence genome has a segment encoding these proteins:
- the LOC112743075 gene encoding uncharacterized protein: MIYNHGFQFFFFLKPNPSPQTAAKFPDPPFPILDVTLKERKKKVTLTHPSPLPILCRPHLLRPHRHPFTTTRNNRRRTLHSQRQLPPPRRPWPNRHPHLPLHQRLPPPRQRTAISTAEGLRPTKVSSSYPRSSSPSSRSLFEPTSRPPSRSLPIGCVCYRLEAVWNTAKVESGSIVAVFGLGTVGLAVAEGAKSAGASRIIGIDIDGKKFDTAKNFGVTEFINPKEHDKPIQQVIVDLTDGGVDYSFECIGNVSVMRAALECCHKEFALHSTVYTIHTFFSSGLLFPVLLNAKGLLDY, translated from the exons ATGATCTATAATCacggttttcaattttttttttttttaaaacccaACCCCTCCCCTCAAACAGCCGCAAAATTCCCCGATCCCCCATTCCCCATTCTCGATGTCActcttaaagaaagaaaaaagaaggtaACCCTAACCCATCCCTCCCCACTCCCCATTCTTTGTCGGCCTCACCTACTCCGCCCCCACCGCCACCCCTTCACCACCACCAGAAACAATCGCCGCCGCACTCTCCACTCTCAAAGGCAACTCCCTCCGCCTCGAAGACCCTGGCCCAACCGTCATCCGCACCTTCCTCTACACCAACGTCTCCCTCCTCCTCGCCAACGAACGGCCATCTCCACCGCCGAAGGTCTCCGTCCGACGAAGGTCTCTTCGAGCTATCCTCGGTCGTCGTCTCCCTCTTCTCGCTCTCTGTTCGAGCCCACTTCCCGTCCTCCGTCGCGGTCTCTTCCCATTGGATGCGTTTGTTACA ggCTTGAAGCTGTATGGAACACTGCAAAAGTTGAATCAGGGTCAATTGTTGCTGTTTTTGGCCTTGGAACTGTTGGTCTTGCT GTTGCAGAGGGTGCAAAAAGTGCTGGTGCATCTCGTATTATTGGCATTGATATTGACGGCAAGAAATTTGATACAG CGAAGAACTTTGGAGTCACCGAGTTTATTAATCCTAAAGAACATGATAAACCAATTCAGCAGGTCATAGTTGATCTTACGGATGGCGGAGTTGATTATAGTTTTGAGTGCATTGGGAATGTCTCCGTCATGAGAGCTGCTCTGGAATGCTGCCACAAG GAATTTGCTCTGCATTCAACAGTATACACCATACACACCTTTTTCTCCTCAG GTTTGTTGTTTCCAGTGTTGCTAAATGCTAAGGGATTACTTGATTATTAA